One segment of Terriglobia bacterium DNA contains the following:
- a CDS encoding response regulator transcription factor — protein sequence MTERILLVEDEEDLRMTLSDRLKAEGYALDTASDGEEGLRKAIEGAYDLVILDVMLPKKNGNDVCRDIRKAGIATPIIMLTARGQLVDKVLGLKIGADDYVTKPFEVLELLARIEAQIRRGAVHPKEADVLQFGPVRIDLKGTTVSREGKVLPLSAREFRLLRYFAQNPGTTLSREVLLKEVWGYSEETFTRTVDVHVGSLRQKLEKDPKQPAMIVTVPGLGYKFVA from the coding sequence ATGACCGAACGAATCCTGTTGGTGGAAGACGAAGAAGACCTGCGCATGACGCTCTCCGACCGTCTCAAGGCGGAAGGCTACGCGCTGGATACGGCATCGGACGGCGAAGAAGGTCTGCGCAAAGCCATTGAAGGCGCGTATGACCTGGTGATCCTGGATGTGATGCTGCCGAAGAAAAACGGCAATGACGTGTGCCGCGACATTCGCAAAGCCGGGATCGCAACGCCCATCATCATGCTTACCGCGCGCGGCCAACTGGTGGATAAAGTTCTGGGATTAAAGATCGGTGCGGATGACTACGTAACCAAGCCTTTTGAAGTGCTGGAACTGCTGGCGCGGATTGAGGCGCAGATCCGGCGTGGCGCGGTGCATCCAAAGGAAGCGGATGTATTACAGTTTGGCCCAGTGCGGATCGACCTGAAAGGCACAACTGTTTCACGTGAAGGCAAGGTGCTGCCGCTTTCCGCGCGGGAATTCCGCTTGCTCCGTTACTTTGCGCAAAATCCGGGAACCACATTGTCCCGCGAAGTGCTACTGAAAGAAGTCTGGGGCTACAGCGAAGAAACTTTCACACGCACCGTGGATGTGCACGTCGGGAGTCTGCGGCAGAAGCTGGAAAAAGATCCCAAGCAGCCTGCCATGATCGTGACCGTTCCGGGTCTGGGCTATAAGTTTGTTGCGTGA
- a CDS encoding transpeptidase family protein: MAQSNQIANKRLYILLGFLLFWFLVICGRLVWLQIINYGDYTQRAAKQQQRSIEVSPVRGNIYDRRGNELAMTVNVDSVFAVPSEVPDVHSTAQVLARVLKADASEIEERMRASHAFAWIARKIDNPTSARIRALNLKGIYFQKEAKRFYPKGELAAQVLGYVGLDDDGLGGVEREFQSKLTGKPGKMLITMDNKRRWLGRVEKQPDPGENVVLTIDEKIQYIVERELARAIDDTHAEAGTVIVENPHTGEVLALANWPTFNPNVFNKVNPQALKNRSVSDVYEPGSTFKLVTLAAALEEKITTPDEVVDCQMGSIVLNGLRIHDHKAYGGLTVTQILEKSSDVGAIKIALRLGEDRFDRYIRAFGFGAQTRIELPGETRGLTKPVSRWSKVSIGAISMGQEIGVSPLQLASMVSTIANDGLYVAPRIVAGTTAPRSTPQLIAFHPPMGRRVISPLTAAEMKHMMEGVVLRGTGKKAILDGYSSAGKTGTAQKIDASGRYSHSKHIASFAGFAPVNNPAVTVLVVLDSPAGGYPKDGGGEAAAPVFARIAQQVLAYMSVPHDVELQDPRRMWLKAHTKEDDIAEGAPDYIASAQENVDTQAAPTSSQGQTTPQQAPVQQDPKVRTVAATSKIVKPAVPLIGPTQPAATLQNTALETNNPPHGTVVLDVAGGVLVPDFHGKSLRAALEEAESAGLELEVNGSGVGQEQSPAAGSRIPPGGHVSVHFGR; this comes from the coding sequence ATGGCTCAGTCCAATCAAATCGCCAACAAGCGTCTCTACATTCTTCTCGGCTTCCTTTTATTCTGGTTTCTTGTTATCTGCGGACGGCTGGTCTGGTTGCAGATCATCAATTACGGCGACTACACGCAGCGCGCGGCCAAGCAGCAGCAGCGCAGCATTGAAGTTTCGCCGGTGCGCGGCAATATCTATGATCGTCGCGGCAATGAGCTGGCGATGACGGTCAATGTGGATTCGGTTTTTGCAGTGCCCTCCGAAGTGCCTGACGTTCATTCCACAGCGCAGGTGCTGGCGCGTGTGCTTAAGGCCGATGCGAGTGAGATTGAAGAGCGCATGCGCGCCTCGCATGCATTTGCCTGGATTGCACGCAAGATTGATAACCCGACCAGCGCCCGTATCCGAGCACTGAACCTGAAGGGCATTTACTTCCAGAAAGAAGCAAAACGCTTTTATCCCAAAGGTGAACTTGCCGCCCAGGTGCTGGGCTATGTGGGACTGGACGATGATGGGCTCGGCGGAGTGGAGCGCGAGTTCCAGTCAAAGCTCACGGGCAAGCCGGGCAAGATGCTGATCACCATGGACAACAAGCGGCGCTGGCTGGGCCGCGTGGAAAAGCAACCCGATCCCGGCGAGAACGTGGTGCTCACCATCGATGAAAAAATTCAGTACATCGTGGAGCGTGAGTTGGCGCGGGCCATCGACGATACGCATGCCGAGGCGGGCACCGTGATTGTGGAGAACCCGCATACCGGCGAAGTGCTGGCGCTGGCAAACTGGCCTACATTTAATCCGAATGTCTTTAACAAAGTAAATCCGCAGGCGCTGAAAAATCGATCGGTGAGTGATGTCTATGAGCCGGGATCGACATTCAAGCTGGTGACGCTGGCCGCCGCGCTGGAAGAGAAGATCACGACCCCGGACGAGGTAGTTGATTGCCAGATGGGTTCGATCGTGCTGAACGGGCTTCGCATACACGATCACAAGGCGTACGGCGGGTTGACGGTGACACAAATCCTGGAAAAGTCCAGCGACGTAGGAGCAATTAAGATTGCGCTGCGCCTGGGTGAGGACCGCTTTGACCGCTACATACGCGCGTTCGGCTTTGGCGCGCAGACGCGGATTGAATTGCCGGGCGAGACTCGTGGATTGACCAAGCCGGTAAGCCGCTGGTCGAAGGTGAGCATTGGCGCTATATCCATGGGACAGGAGATTGGCGTTTCGCCGCTGCAGCTGGCGTCCATGGTTTCAACGATCGCGAATGATGGGCTGTATGTGGCTCCGCGGATTGTTGCTGGAACCACAGCGCCCCGAAGCACGCCGCAGCTGATCGCGTTTCATCCTCCGATGGGCAGGCGCGTGATTTCTCCGCTTACGGCGGCCGAAATGAAGCACATGATGGAAGGCGTGGTATTGCGGGGAACGGGCAAGAAAGCGATTCTCGATGGCTATAGTTCCGCGGGCAAGACCGGCACAGCGCAAAAGATAGATGCCAGCGGCAGATATTCGCATAGCAAGCACATCGCGTCGTTTGCGGGCTTTGCTCCGGTCAATAATCCTGCCGTTACGGTGCTGGTGGTGCTGGATTCTCCGGCGGGGGGATATCCCAAAGATGGCGGCGGAGAGGCTGCTGCTCCGGTGTTTGCTCGCATTGCACAGCAGGTGCTGGCCTATATGAGTGTGCCGCACGATGTGGAATTGCAGGATCCCAGACGCATGTGGCTGAAAGCGCACACTAAAGAAGATGACATTGCTGAAGGAGCGCCGGATTACATTGCCAGCGCGCAAGAGAATGTAGATACCCAGGCTGCTCCGACTTCGTCACAAGGGCAGACTACGCCGCAGCAAGCGCCGGTGCAGCAGGATCCAAAGGTGCGGACCGTTGCGGCGACAAGCAAGATAGTGAAGCCGGCGGTTCCATTGATCGGTCCTACCCAACCCGCAGCGACGCTACAGAACACCGCTCTTGAGACGAACAATCCGCCGCACGGAACTGTTGTGCTTGATGTTGCCGGCGGAGTGCTGGTCCCTGATTTTCACGGCAAATCATTGCGTGCAGCGCTGGAAGAAGCCGAGTCGGCGGGACTGGAATTGGAAGTCAATGGCAGCGGAGTGGGGCAGGAACAGTCACCGGCGGCTGGATCGAGAATCCCGCCCGGCGGACATGTATCGGTCCATTTCGGCAGGTAG
- a CDS encoding YtxH domain-containing protein has protein sequence MSDRDSGNSLLWFLAGLGFGALMGVLYAPRSGRETRDALKNTAQEGGEYIKTRGREAKETVSQWVDRGKDVVGQQKEKISAAIDATRQAYREASEGKKGS, from the coding sequence ATGTCGGATAGAGATAGCGGTAACAGTCTATTGTGGTTCCTTGCTGGACTCGGTTTTGGCGCGCTGATGGGCGTGCTTTATGCTCCCCGCTCTGGCCGCGAAACTCGCGATGCCCTGAAGAACACCGCGCAGGAAGGCGGAGAATACATAAAGACCCGCGGACGTGAAGCCAAGGAAACCGTGAGCCAGTGGGTCGATCGCGGCAAGGACGTCGTCGGTCAGCAGAAGGAGAAGATCAGCGCCGCCATTGACGCCACTCGTCAGGCGTATCGTGAAGCTTCAGAAGGCAAAAAAGGCTCCTAG
- a CDS encoding response regulator transcription factor, whose protein sequence is MSLGSLAIRTQTVEPVPLAPVRKRTLVVDDSETILHAICSLLEHHEVVEVTGRAESGTQALDAVLELKPELVVMDADMPGMSGLRTTLLLSQMAPGTEVILMSMDTSPRFRAACAGCGAKAVIYKPRFLPELSALLERPLRPGQRAEDIAQPE, encoded by the coding sequence ATGTCTCTGGGATCGTTAGCAATCCGTACGCAAACGGTTGAACCAGTTCCGCTGGCGCCGGTCAGGAAAAGGACGCTGGTGGTGGATGACTCGGAGACAATCCTGCACGCGATTTGCTCGCTCCTGGAACATCATGAGGTGGTGGAAGTAACTGGCCGGGCAGAGAGCGGTACACAGGCATTGGATGCCGTGCTTGAACTCAAACCGGAGCTGGTTGTGATGGACGCGGACATGCCAGGGATGAGTGGGCTAAGAACGACGCTGCTGCTCTCCCAGATGGCCCCTGGGACTGAGGTCATCCTGATGTCCATGGACACGAGCCCGCGATTTCGCGCGGCCTGTGCCGGATGCGGAGCGAAGGCGGTGATTTACAAGCCCAGATTCCTGCCGGAACTCAGCGCATTGCTGGAGCGGCCTCTGCGCCCAGGCCAGCGAGCAGAGGACATTGCGCAGCCGGAATGA
- a CDS encoding division/cell wall cluster transcriptional repressor MraZ: protein MFRGNHPTRVDEKGRLKVPAEFKRLIDEKYGTQFYITSLDGKVAQVYPFEEWQRIEEKLAKLSNFNPTKKKFLNRTNYYGQLVEIDGQGRVLIPALLRETARIQGEVAVVGNLTYLEVQSIEAYKKDIEENPFTQDDEKTLDELGI from the coding sequence ATGTTTCGCGGCAACCATCCAACTCGGGTCGACGAGAAGGGACGTTTAAAGGTCCCCGCGGAATTCAAGCGCCTGATCGACGAGAAGTACGGCACGCAATTTTACATCACATCGCTCGATGGGAAGGTTGCTCAAGTGTATCCCTTCGAGGAGTGGCAGCGGATAGAGGAGAAGCTGGCGAAGCTCTCCAATTTCAATCCGACGAAGAAAAAGTTTTTGAACCGCACCAACTATTATGGCCAGTTGGTGGAAATCGATGGACAGGGCCGGGTGCTGATACCGGCTTTGCTGCGCGAGACGGCCAGGATTCAGGGCGAAGTGGCCGTTGTCGGCAATTTGACGTACCTCGAAGTGCAGAGCATCGAGGCTTACAAGAAGGACATAGAAGAGAACCCGTTCACGCAGGACGATGAGAAAACTCTCGACGAACTGGGCATCTAG
- a CDS encoding response regulator, producing MAAPAQVMLRNELAQEVLCKPDPSRIRAVVVDDSPTFLQVACELLELDPAIDVVARDGKGVEAIETVMKTKPDMVLMDVNMPYLDGLTLAWFFAHRFPSARVVLMSTDESPELRKACEEAGAFDFVHKENFRQEFGTVMQRFCADS from the coding sequence ATGGCAGCACCTGCTCAAGTGATGTTGAGAAATGAACTGGCGCAAGAAGTCTTGTGCAAACCTGATCCCAGCCGTATTCGAGCGGTTGTGGTTGATGATTCACCAACGTTCCTGCAAGTGGCTTGCGAACTGCTGGAACTTGATCCCGCAATTGATGTGGTGGCGCGCGATGGGAAAGGCGTCGAAGCCATTGAGACAGTAATGAAAACAAAACCGGACATGGTCCTGATGGACGTGAACATGCCGTATCTCGATGGGCTTACCCTGGCGTGGTTTTTCGCGCACCGGTTCCCGTCAGCGCGGGTGGTGCTCATGTCTACAGACGAATCGCCTGAGTTGCGGAAAGCTTGCGAAGAGGCGGGCGCATTTGATTTTGTCCACAAAGAGAATTTCCGGCAGGAGTTCGGTACGGTAATGCAGCGCTTTTGCGCTGATTCATAG
- a CDS encoding HAMP domain-containing histidine kinase translates to MNKAQARERLLRWVAIPAMAAVLVGLAVLQYRWSGQVSDATLSQMLANLHTSLASFRQDFNHELGAVAVEIRTIADSSEASNPKELSDQFHRLQQTAAHPNLVSHIYLWADPTHQQPLRFDPASGQFERSAWPAEFDPMQQRLLEITTAHHPPAGGSEAHERVRHSEFAPRRNFDGRPRQGLRRGTGMRGRMQEMMMPWAIDQSIPAVAYPIRRHTSSDGPVNRADVTWLVIQLNPSVLQKEIFPELTQKLFGSASGMDYYVAVKAVSNDGERVIYSSGPGSGEEKDRPPDATLNLVGPPFGHTGPPEAGMEFFGPARPRADRTQQSDEQHMAALERLPRFDPFHYAESHGMWQVTATHKSGSVEAAVGALRRRNLMASFGVLGVLAITMGLIVVASQRARRLARLQMDFVAGVSHELRTPLAVISSAAENIAHGVVEDKQQLVRYGNTIVKQSRQLTQLVEQVLLFAATQQPQRNLSYGRVGISEVIDAALEGTSSEVAAAGFTVERRIESGLPAVNADFSALVRSLQNLITNAVKYGGENRWLRISAVAVKGSGRVEEVKLTVEDKGIGISKDEIKHIFEPFYRSPAVSESGIHGTGLGLPLARTIVEAMGGRLTASSELGKGSAFTIHLPVAQERKAEETHGATDKPAGAEPGFSR, encoded by the coding sequence ATGAATAAAGCACAGGCCAGAGAACGTCTTCTGCGATGGGTGGCGATACCCGCGATGGCGGCGGTGTTGGTAGGCCTGGCCGTACTGCAATATCGGTGGAGCGGACAGGTGAGCGATGCCACACTGTCGCAGATGCTCGCCAACCTGCACACGTCTTTAGCGAGTTTCCGGCAGGATTTTAACCACGAGCTAGGCGCGGTTGCAGTTGAAATAAGGACCATCGCGGACAGTTCTGAAGCGAGTAATCCCAAAGAGCTGAGCGACCAATTTCATCGCCTGCAACAGACCGCGGCGCATCCAAACCTGGTTTCACATATCTATCTATGGGCTGATCCCACGCACCAGCAGCCGTTGCGGTTTGACCCGGCCAGCGGGCAGTTTGAACGGAGTGCATGGCCGGCAGAATTTGATCCAATGCAACAACGGTTGTTGGAGATCACCACGGCGCATCATCCGCCAGCCGGAGGGTCTGAAGCGCATGAGCGCGTGCGGCATTCTGAGTTTGCGCCGCGACGAAACTTTGATGGACGCCCGCGGCAAGGCTTGCGCAGAGGAACTGGAATGCGTGGGCGCATGCAGGAGATGATGATGCCCTGGGCCATTGACCAATCGATACCGGCTGTGGCATATCCCATCCGGCGGCACACGTCTTCAGACGGACCTGTGAACAGGGCCGATGTTACGTGGCTGGTCATCCAGCTAAATCCAAGCGTGCTGCAAAAAGAAATTTTTCCTGAGCTGACGCAAAAGCTTTTTGGCAGCGCATCGGGAATGGACTACTACGTTGCGGTTAAAGCGGTAAGCAATGATGGCGAGCGCGTGATTTATTCGTCCGGGCCTGGATCGGGCGAAGAGAAGGACCGGCCACCGGACGCAACTTTAAATCTGGTGGGGCCTCCTTTCGGACATACGGGACCGCCGGAAGCGGGCATGGAATTTTTTGGGCCTGCGCGGCCCCGCGCCGATCGCACGCAGCAAAGCGATGAGCAGCACATGGCGGCGCTGGAGCGGCTGCCAAGATTTGATCCATTTCATTATGCTGAAAGCCATGGCATGTGGCAGGTCACGGCCACACACAAGAGCGGATCGGTGGAAGCGGCCGTGGGCGCATTGCGGCGGCGCAACCTGATGGCAAGCTTTGGCGTGCTGGGAGTTTTGGCTATTACGATGGGGCTGATCGTTGTCGCAAGCCAGCGGGCGCGCAGGCTGGCGAGGCTGCAGATGGATTTTGTGGCGGGCGTTTCACACGAGTTGCGAACACCGCTGGCGGTTATTTCGTCGGCGGCGGAAAACATTGCCCATGGCGTGGTGGAAGACAAGCAGCAACTGGTCCGTTACGGCAACACCATCGTAAAGCAGAGCCGGCAGTTGACTCAGTTGGTAGAGCAGGTATTACTTTTTGCGGCGACGCAGCAACCGCAACGCAATCTTTCATACGGGCGGGTAGGTATCTCAGAGGTAATTGATGCCGCGCTGGAGGGCACAAGCTCTGAGGTGGCAGCGGCGGGATTCACCGTGGAACGCCGTATTGAGAGCGGATTGCCGGCGGTGAACGCCGACTTTTCCGCGCTGGTGCGCAGCTTGCAGAACCTGATTACCAATGCCGTGAAATATGGCGGAGAGAACCGGTGGCTGCGGATTTCAGCGGTCGCTGTGAAAGGCTCTGGCCGCGTTGAGGAAGTGAAATTGACCGTGGAAGACAAGGGAATCGGCATTAGCAAAGACGAGATCAAACATATCTTTGAGCCTTTTTACCGCAGCCCCGCGGTAAGTGAATCCGGAATCCATGGAACCGGCCTGGGATTGCCGCTGGCGCGGACAATCGTGGAAGCGATGGGTGGGCGCCTTACTGCAAGCAGCGAGCTGGGCAAGGGAAGCGCCTTTACTATTCATCTTCCGGTAGCGCAGGAACGCAAGGCGGAAGAAACTCACGGCGCGACGGATAAACCGGCGGGCGCGGAGCCGGGCTTCTCCCGATGA
- a CDS encoding winged helix DNA-binding domain-containing protein, whose translation MKKARSATKISHDAPFSSEQIHAFRLRRHHLLDKSAKDLVTICRDVCGVQAQIMSAAQLQLWARNHAITPTIVNDALWKNRSLVKTSLMRQTLHLVPADEFPLYIAAHKNARAKAVLSIMARCKITRDEADGLSALILEELKTGPAPRAAITAAVRPKVSKRLRVWMDKVWSIVRLPVIEGLVCYGPGEGNQATFIRTEHWLPAQAKVDVTKLDEVEAQKELFRKYLRAYGPATLKDFAHWSLISMAEVKALRPLLDSEIAEHNGLLLLREDMKALQAASPETDSVHLLPYFDVYLLAHRFKEHFLKPQFYKRVYRNQGWISPVVLINGEIAGVWSYKPSRKTLEIEVELFTRVGPRMSKKIKDRAAELADLFQSPLVFSFKD comes from the coding sequence ATGAAAAAAGCTCGCAGCGCAACAAAGATTTCGCACGACGCTCCGTTCTCTTCCGAACAGATTCACGCCTTCCGTTTGCGCCGCCATCATCTCCTCGACAAATCTGCGAAGGACCTTGTCACCATTTGCCGCGACGTCTGCGGTGTTCAGGCGCAGATCATGTCCGCAGCGCAGCTTCAGCTTTGGGCGCGCAATCATGCCATTACGCCGACGATCGTCAATGATGCGCTGTGGAAGAACCGCTCTCTGGTAAAGACCTCATTGATGCGCCAGACGCTCCATCTTGTCCCGGCGGATGAGTTTCCGCTCTATATCGCCGCGCACAAGAACGCGCGCGCAAAAGCCGTGCTCTCAATCATGGCCAGGTGCAAGATCACGCGAGACGAGGCTGATGGGCTGAGCGCCTTGATTCTTGAAGAACTCAAAACAGGTCCCGCGCCGCGCGCCGCCATCACCGCCGCCGTGCGTCCTAAAGTCAGCAAGCGGCTGCGCGTGTGGATGGACAAGGTATGGAGCATTGTGCGGCTGCCCGTGATCGAGGGCCTGGTCTGCTACGGGCCCGGCGAAGGCAACCAGGCAACATTCATCCGCACTGAGCACTGGCTGCCGGCCCAGGCCAAGGTCGATGTAACAAAGCTCGACGAAGTGGAAGCGCAAAAAGAATTGTTCCGCAAATACCTGCGCGCGTATGGCCCGGCGACGCTCAAAGATTTCGCCCACTGGTCCCTCATCTCCATGGCGGAGGTGAAGGCCCTTCGTCCTCTGTTGGATTCAGAGATTGCAGAACACAATGGCCTGCTGCTTTTGCGCGAAGACATGAAAGCGCTGCAGGCCGCTTCCCCCGAAACAGATTCTGTCCACCTGCTTCCTTATTTCGATGTCTACCTGCTGGCCCATCGCTTCAAAGAGCATTTCCTGAAACCGCAGTTCTATAAGCGCGTTTACCGCAATCAAGGCTGGATCTCACCGGTGGTTCTGATCAATGGAGAGATTGCTGGTGTGTGGAGTTATAAGCCGTCCCGCAAAACACTTGAGATCGAAGTTGAACTCTTCACCCGGGTTGGCCCGCGCATGTCCAAGAAGATAAAAGATCGCGCTGCGGAATTAGCGGACCTTTTTCAAAGCCCTCTCGTGTTTTCATTCAAAGACTAG
- the rsmH gene encoding 16S rRNA (cytosine(1402)-N(4))-methyltransferase RsmH, with amino-acid sequence MADEFGQDEAPKGAHGGGEVGHVSVLLKEAIDFLVIRRGGTYIDATLGLGGHSLEIAKRLGPQGHLIGFDKDTHAIELAQQRLSRVGGDNRPKITLLHSSYAELPQHVPLASADGLLADLGVSSLQFSDATRGFSFQAEGPLDMRMDPQGERTADQVVNRMREEDLANVIYEFGEERRSRRIARAIVRARPIRSTAHLAQVISAALRSMNTGAHQRIHPATTTFQAIRIFVNRELEDLQALMDAAPDVLKKGGRLVVISFHSLEDRIVKDALRDGAKAGIFEVLTKKPLTATQEEIDRNPRSRSAKMRAAERK; translated from the coding sequence GTGGCGGACGAGTTTGGGCAAGACGAAGCCCCCAAGGGGGCGCATGGCGGTGGGGAAGTTGGCCATGTATCAGTTCTTTTAAAAGAAGCGATCGACTTTTTAGTAATCCGGCGCGGCGGGACCTATATCGACGCGACCCTGGGATTGGGCGGGCACAGTTTAGAAATCGCAAAGCGCCTAGGCCCACAGGGTCATTTGATTGGCTTCGATAAAGACACCCACGCGATCGAACTGGCGCAGCAGAGGCTTTCTCGGGTCGGAGGTGATAACCGTCCGAAGATTACCCTGCTGCACAGCTCTTACGCCGAGCTCCCCCAGCATGTTCCGTTAGCTTCTGCTGACGGACTGCTGGCGGATCTGGGCGTAAGTTCACTGCAGTTCAGCGACGCGACGCGCGGATTCAGTTTTCAGGCGGAAGGGCCGCTCGACATGCGAATGGACCCGCAGGGAGAGCGCACCGCCGATCAAGTGGTAAATCGCATGCGCGAAGAAGACCTCGCAAATGTGATTTACGAATTCGGTGAGGAAAGGAGGTCGCGGAGAATCGCCAGAGCCATTGTCCGGGCGCGGCCGATAAGAAGTACCGCTCATCTGGCACAAGTCATATCGGCTGCGCTCCGGTCAATGAATACCGGGGCTCATCAAAGGATTCATCCAGCGACCACAACTTTCCAGGCAATCCGAATCTTCGTAAACCGCGAACTAGAGGACCTGCAGGCGTTGATGGACGCAGCGCCTGATGTCCTGAAGAAGGGAGGCAGGCTGGTGGTGATCAGCTTCCACTCCCTGGAAGACCGCATCGTGAAAGACGCGCTGCGGGACGGAGCCAAGGCCGGCATCTTTGAAGTTTTGACAAAGAAGCCGCTCACGGCGACGCAAGAAGAGATCGATCGCAATCCACGGTCGCGCAGCGCAAAGATGCGGGCCGCGGAAAGAAAATGA
- a CDS encoding ribbon-helix-helix protein, CopG family yields MKEKTSVTLSPEVLAGIDRLAGTKHSRSAIIERVLRRYLRERERVATEARDLALLNDAADTLNLEAADILDYQVGDE; encoded by the coding sequence ATGAAAGAAAAGACCTCGGTCACGCTTTCCCCAGAGGTCCTGGCTGGGATCGACCGTCTGGCAGGAACGAAACACTCACGTTCAGCAATAATAGAGCGGGTATTGCGTCGTTACCTTCGCGAAAGAGAGAGAGTGGCCACCGAGGCTCGCGACCTGGCATTGCTCAATGATGCGGCAGACACCCTCAATCTGGAGGCTGCAGATATCCTGGATTATCAAGTCGGCGACGAGTGA
- a CDS encoding type II toxin-antitoxin system PemK/MazF family toxin: MKRGEIYRVHKPGGDAKQHRLFVIVSRQVLIDSKFSTVVCAPVFSNGQALSTQVAIGPEEGLKHPSWIMCDNLVSLRKTELSHFVAQLPPAKIADVDRALRMALSI; this comes from the coding sequence ATGAAGCGTGGTGAAATCTATCGAGTGCACAAGCCTGGCGGCGATGCCAAGCAGCATCGTCTATTTGTTATAGTAAGCCGGCAGGTGCTCATCGATTCAAAATTCTCCACCGTAGTCTGCGCTCCTGTGTTCTCCAATGGTCAGGCGCTCTCAACGCAAGTAGCCATCGGGCCGGAGGAAGGATTGAAACATCCAAGCTGGATCATGTGTGACAATTTGGTCAGTCTGCGGAAAACAGAGCTCTCACACTTCGTAGCACAGCTTCCTCCCGCAAAGATTGCAGACGTTGATCGTGCTCTGCGAATGGCGCTATCGATCTAG
- a CDS encoding Spy/CpxP family protein refolding chaperone has translation MRTTLLKVTTAVLALASVFAMAQHGNPPDPGKMAQRHLDFLTKQLSLTPQQQQQANTIFSDAASNAKANHDQMRSAHDSLKAAIQKNDSAGIEQAANTIGNLTTQMITAHAKAQAAFYQTLTPDQQAKMNDLESHRGMGMRRHGWGHGGHGGPGDPPPGASF, from the coding sequence ATGAGAACAACCCTCTTGAAAGTAACAACCGCAGTCCTGGCCCTGGCGAGCGTTTTTGCCATGGCGCAACACGGTAATCCGCCCGACCCGGGGAAGATGGCGCAGCGCCATCTTGACTTCCTGACCAAGCAGCTGTCATTGACGCCCCAACAGCAACAGCAGGCGAACACGATTTTCAGCGACGCAGCGAGCAATGCCAAAGCAAACCATGACCAGATGCGGTCGGCGCATGACAGCCTGAAAGCGGCAATCCAGAAGAACGATAGCGCCGGGATTGAGCAGGCGGCCAACACAATCGGCAACCTTACCACGCAGATGATTACGGCACATGCCAAGGCGCAAGCTGCGTTTTACCAGACACTTACGCCCGACCAGCAGGCCAAGATGAACGATCTTGAAAGCCATCGTGGCATGGGGATGCGTAGGCACGGCTGGGGACACGGTGGGCATGGTGGGCCCGGTGATCCGCCGCCAGGCGCTTCTTTCTAA
- a CDS encoding cell division protein FtsL — MAATAMQITGMITPVDSRAAVRRSVAGITPEFYFQKTIDNSRLVKVTDPQRRREIRIFSAAVAALFMVMMFYAWQHFSSIEYGYRIEAQKAERDRLTEVNRTLTLEAASLRDPGRIDALARKMGLESTQPGQVIRLNPDDVGAPIMAQATTVAVITAQ; from the coding sequence ATGGCCGCGACGGCAATGCAGATTACGGGAATGATCACGCCGGTAGATTCGCGCGCAGCGGTGCGTCGCAGCGTGGCCGGGATCACGCCGGAATTTTACTTTCAGAAAACCATCGACAATTCCCGGCTGGTCAAGGTGACAGATCCGCAGCGCCGGCGCGAGATCAGGATCTTTTCAGCCGCTGTGGCTGCGCTGTTCATGGTGATGATGTTTTATGCGTGGCAGCACTTCAGTTCCATTGAATATGGCTACCGCATTGAAGCGCAGAAGGCCGAGCGCGATCGCCTGACCGAGGTGAATCGCACGCTCACGCTGGAAGCGGCTTCATTGCGCGATCCCGGCAGAATTGATGCGCTGGCACGCAAGATGGGACTTGAGTCGACCCAGCCGGGGCAGGTGATCCGCCTGAATCCGGACGACGTGGGCGCTCCCATCATGGCGCAGGCAACGACCGTGGCTGTGATCACGGCGCAGTAA